DNA sequence from the Trichocoleus desertorum ATA4-8-CV12 genome:
GCAGGCGCTAGATCTTTTGCACTTAGACCAGCGACAACCTGACTTAACTCAATGGCAAACCCTAGTCGATCGCTTGTATCGTCCCAGCCAATCGGTCAACATTGCGATCGTGGGTAAATATGTTCGGCTTACCGATGCCTATCTCTCTGTGGTTGAAGCGCTGCGGCATGGGGCGATCGCCAAGGGAGCCGATCTCAACCTGCGTTGGATTAACTCCGAAGACATCGAAGCTTACGGAGCCGAAAGCTATCTGCAAGACATTGATGGCATTATCGTGCCGGGTGGCTTCGGCGTGCGAGGTGTAGATGGCAAAATTAGTGCCATTCAATATGCCCGCGAAAAGAAAATTCCCTTCTTTGGCTTGTGCTTGGGAATGCAGTGTTCCGTGATTGAGTGGGCGCGACACACGGCGGGCCTAGAGGATGCCAACAGTGCTGAGTTTGCTCCCAATGCCAAAAACCCAGTGATTAACTTGTTGCCTGAGCAGCAAGATGTCGTAGATTTAGGCGGCACTATGCGCCTAGGTTTATATCCTTGCCGGATCTCGCCCAATACGATTGCATTTAGTCTTTATGGTGAAGAAGTTATTTATGAGCGGCATCGCCATCGTTATGAGTTCAATAACGCCTACCGTAACTTGTTCTTAGAGACGGGCTACGTCATCAGTGGCACTTCACCGGATGGGCGTTTAGTAGAAATAGTTGAACTCCCAGGGCATCCATTTTTCTTGGCGACGCAATTTCACCCCGAATTTCAGTCGCGTCCGAGTACCCCTCATCCTCTGTTCAAAGGATTTATTCAAGCGGCACTCGCTTATGCCGATGAGTCCACGCGATCGCTAGAGCCGAGCCTAAGTCAGCCTTAGTCTCCAGACTAAAATACTTTCAATCCTAATGAGGAGTGCTCGTGGGGTACTGGGTCAAAATTAATTACGAGAGGAACGTTTATGTAGTTGATCTGGAACGTGTTAGTGCCTTTGCTTTTACCCCCAATGGTAGGTTGTCTTTTTACTTGCCAGAGGGGGGAACCCATATGATTTTGAATCAGCAAGGCCACCCCGAAGCCTTTCAGCAAGTCATGGACTACGTAGAAAAATCTACCGGGCACACCTTACCTTGATTTAGCAGTTAGCATCTATTAACTGCCAGGCTAACTTTGCGGCCCCGACCATTCCGGCGCGATTTCCTAACTGAGCTTTTAATAGCTGCAAGCTGGTGCGAGAACTCGGTAAGACGCGTCGCTGAATTTCTGTTTGCACGGCTGGCAAGAAGAACTCAGCGCTAGCACTAATTCCTCCACCAATCACGACTGCTTCGGGCGCTAAAACATAGATGAGGCTGGTCAAGCCCGCTCCCAAATCTCGGCCATATTCTTGCCAAAACGCTAAAGCATCGCGATCGCCTGCTTGTGCCTTCAGACCCATCTCCAGAGGTTCTAACCCAGTACGCCGACGAATTGCTTGCACCGAGGCATGTTGCTCCAAAGAACCATGATTGCCACTGTTACAGGCTGGGCCATCTGGCTTTAAGGTAATCAAGCCCAGCTCACCCGCCGCCCCATCTTGTCCTGTAAACAGTTGGCCGTTGAGAATAATTGCTCCGCCAACTCCTGTACCCAAAGTTAGTAAAATCAGATTTCGAAATTCTCGGCCTGCGCCTAACCAAGTTTCTCCCAAGCCAGCACAATTCGCATCATTGGCAACTACCGTAGGCCGCCCAGTTTTCGCTTCTAGCCAATCTGCTACTGGAATATTTTGCCATCCAGGTAAATTAATGGCGATTCTAGCAATGCGACCTTGGCGATCGGCGGGGCCTGGCGTTCCGACTCCAATGGCCAAGCTGGTCTGGTCTGGATCAAGCTGGGCGATCGCATCAACCATTGCCGCTAAAACTGCTTCTGGATAAGCAGGTTGTGGCGTTGGGACAGTCATAGCTTGTAGGCAAGTACCATCCTGACTAAAGCGACCTAGTTTAATCGCTGAGCCACCTAAGTCAATACCTAAGACCTGAGGTGTTTGGTTTGGTTGGGCTGAAACATCGGGCGTTGTCCCCATACTTCCAATGATGCGGTAATTGAAAAGATGACGGTC
Encoded proteins:
- a CDS encoding CTP synthase, with the translated sequence MTKFVFVTGGVVSSIGKGIVAASLGRLLKSRDYSVSILKLDPYINVDPGTMSPFQHGEVFVTEDGAETDLDLGHYERFTDTSMSRLNSVTTGSIYQAVLNKERRGDYMGGTVQVIPHITNEIKERILRVAKNTNPDVVITEIGGTVGDIESLPFLEAIRQFRKAVGRQNVLYMHVTLMPWIPAAGEMKTKPTQHSVKELRSIGIQPDILVCRCDRPLHPGLKDKLSEFCDVPVECVITSPDARSIYEVPLILEREGLAQQALDLLHLDQRQPDLTQWQTLVDRLYRPSQSVNIAIVGKYVRLTDAYLSVVEALRHGAIAKGADLNLRWINSEDIEAYGAESYLQDIDGIIVPGGFGVRGVDGKISAIQYAREKKIPFFGLCLGMQCSVIEWARHTAGLEDANSAEFAPNAKNPVINLLPEQQDVVDLGGTMRLGLYPCRISPNTIAFSLYGEEVIYERHRHRYEFNNAYRNLFLETGYVISGTSPDGRLVEIVELPGHPFFLATQFHPEFQSRPSTPHPLFKGFIQAALAYADESTRSLEPSLSQP
- a CDS encoding ROK family protein yields the protein MGTTPDVSAQPNQTPQVLGIDLGGSAIKLGRFSQDGTCLQAMTVPTPQPAYPEAVLAAMVDAIAQLDPDQTSLAIGVGTPGPADRQGRIARIAINLPGWQNIPVADWLEAKTGRPTVVANDANCAGLGETWLGAGREFRNLILLTLGTGVGGAIILNGQLFTGQDGAAGELGLITLKPDGPACNSGNHGSLEQHASVQAIRRRTGLEPLEMGLKAQAGDRDALAFWQEYGRDLGAGLTSLIYVLAPEAVVIGGGISASAEFFLPAVQTEIQRRVLPSSRTSLQLLKAQLGNRAGMVGAAKLAWQLIDANC